The Zingiber officinale cultivar Zhangliang chromosome 9A, Zo_v1.1, whole genome shotgun sequence genome window below encodes:
- the LOC122021177 gene encoding regulator of nonsense transcripts 1 homolog — translation MAAQSDNNLYETASQADTGGHAYTFLEFNTQDDFDDYMEFEEFSQPSRSPAGPHLPPPSEPEPDSAASELHAPEPTLSPSASTPLGGPSSSSEARGASGGQAAAAAVDTLAAGMSELNFEETGDEGYEFGEGNFTEHACRYCGVQDPGCVVRCNVPTCRKWFCQLWGNACGSHIVNHLVRANHMEVCLHKDSPLRLGETIECHNCGCRNVFLLGFTYCRTGSGSFLCRELCSNDNSTRGMNWDLSQWRPLIEDGCFLPWLVKVPSEQEQLRAWQISDHQINKLEELWKNDEPQPVLLKYGDISQFIKFEEDFNKIFNSKIKVTNKAFKTRFIFGLEDSDECDDYGDNKELENSDESDDSGDYKELEDSDESDDYGDNMDGDEPGASDNYDGSYDESREIMRKIVTMEIETGYEDSYDSA, via the exons ATGGCGGCGCAGTCGGACAACAACCTCTACGAGACGGCTTCGCAGGCGGACACCGGCGGTCACGCGTACACTTTCCTCGAGTTCAACACCCAGGACGACTTCGACGACTACATGGAGTTCGAGGAGTTCTCGCAACCCTCCCGATCCCCCGCTGGGCCCCATCTCCCGCCACCGTCCGAGCCCGAGCCGGACTCCGCCGCATCCGAACTGCATGCTCCTGAGCCCACCCTGTCGCCTTCCGCATCGACTCCCCTCGGCGGTCCTTCCTCGTCCTCCGAGGCCAGGGGAGCCTCTGGCGGCCAGGCGGCTGCCGCGGCGGTTGATACCCTGGCGGCTGGGATGAGCGAGCTCAACTTCGAGGAGACTGGGGATGAAGGTTACGAGTTTGGCGAGGGTAATTTTACGGAGCACGCGTGCCGGTATTGTGGGGTGCAGGATCCGGGGTGTGTCGTTAGGTGCAACGTTCCGACGTGCAGGAAGTGGTTCTGTCAGTTGTGGGGGAACGCATGTGGTTCTCATATCGTGAATCATCTG GTGCGAGCAAATCACATGGAAGTCTGTCTCCACAAGGACAGTCCACTGCGTCTGGGAGAGACTATTGAATGCCATAATTGTGGTTGCAGGAATGTTTTTCTTCTTGGATTTACTTATTGTAGAACAGGAAGTGGCTCCTTTCTCTGCAGAGAACTTTGTTCGAATGACAATTCAACAAGGGGCATGAATTGGGATCTTAGTCAATGGCGTCCACTCATTGAGGATGGTTGTTTCCTACCATGGCTTGTTAAG GTACCTTCAGAACAGGAACAACTTAGAGCATGGCAAATAAGTGATCATCAAATTAACAAACTTGAAGAGTTATGGAAGAATGATGAACCACAACCTGTTTTATTGAAGTATGGAGATATATCCCAG TTCATAAAGTTCGAGGAGGACTTTAATAAG ATTTTCaattcaaaaatcaaagtcaCCAACAAAGCGTTCAAAACTCGGTTCATT TTTGGACTAGAAGACAGTGATGAATGCGATGACTATGGAGATAACAAGGAACTAGAAAACAGTGATGAATCCGATGACTCTGGAGATTACAAGGAACTAGAAGACAGTGATGAATCCGATGACTATGGAGATAACATGGATGGCGATGAGCCAGGAGCATCTGACAATTATGACGGTAGTTATGATGAGTCAAGGGAGATAATGAGGAAGATTGTCACTATGGAGATTGAGACAGGTTACGAGGACAGTTATGATTCTGCATGA